From a single Tursiops truncatus isolate mTurTru1 chromosome 20, mTurTru1.mat.Y, whole genome shotgun sequence genomic region:
- the COL1A1 gene encoding collagen alpha-1(I) chain, whose product MFSFVDLRLLLLLAATALLTHGQEEGQEEGQEEDIPPVTCVQNGLRYHDRDVWKPVPCQICVCDNGNVLCDDVICDEIKNCPNAKVPAGECCPVCPEGEASPTDQETTGVEGPKGDTGPRGPRGPAGPPGRDGIPGQPGLPGPPGPPGPPGPPGLGGNFAPQMSYGYDEKSTGISVPGPMGPSGPRGLPGPPGTPGPQGFQGPPGEPGEPGASGPMGPRGPPGPPGKNGDDGEAGKPGRPGERGPPGPQGARGLPGTAGLPGMKGHRGFSGLDGAKGDAGPAGPKGEPGSPGENGAPGQMGPRGLPGERGRPGAPGPAGARGNDGATGAAGPPGSTGPAGPPGFPGAVGAKGEAGPQGSRGSEGPQGVRGEPGPPGPAGATGPAGNPGADGQPGAKGANGAPGIAGAPGFPGARGPSGPQGPSGPPGPKGNSGEPGAPGNKGDTGAKGEPGPTGIQGPPGPAGEEGKRGARGEPGPAGLPGPPGERGGPGSRGFPGADGLAGPKGPAGERGAPGPAGPKGSPGEAGRPGEAGLPGAKGLTGSPGSPGPDGKTGPPGPAGQDGRPGPPGPPGSRGQAGVMGFPGPKGAAGEPGKAGERGVPGPPGAAGPAGKDGEAGAQGPPGPAGPAGERGEQGPAGSPGFQGLPGPSGPPGEAGKPGEQGAPGDIGAPGPSGARGERGFPGERGVQGPSGPAGPRGSNGPPGNDGAKGDAGAPGAPGNQGAPGLQGMPGERGAAGLPGPKGDRGDAGPKGADGAPGKDGVRGLTGPIGPPGPAGAPGDKGETGPSGPAGPTGARGAPGDRGEPGPPGPAGFAGPPGADGQPGAKGEPGDAGAKGDAGAPGSAGPTGPPGPIGNVGAPGPKGARGSAGPPGATGFPGAAGRVGPPGPSGNAGPPGPSGPAGKEGSKGPRGETGPAGRAGEVGPPGPPGPAGEKGAPGADGPAGSPGSPGPQGIAGQRGVVGLPGQRGERGFPGLPGPSGEPGKQGPSGASGERGPPGPMGPPGLAGPPGESGREGAPGAEGSPGRDGSPGPKGDRGETGPAGPPGAPGSPGAPGPVGPAGKSGDRGETGPAGPAGPIGPAGARGPTGPQGPRGDKGETGEQGDRGIKGHRGFSGLQGPPGPPGSPGEQGPSGASGPAGPRGPPGSAGTPGKDGLNGLPGPIGPPGPRGRTGDAGPAGPPGPPGPPGPPGPPSGGYDFSFLPQPPQEKAQDGGRYYRADDANVVRDRDLEVDTTLKSLSQQIENIRSPEGSRKNPARTCRDLKMCHSDWKSGEYWIDPNQGCNLDAIKVFCNMETGETCVYPTQPSVAQKNWYISKNSKDKRHVWYGESMTGGFQFEYGGQGSDPADVAIQLTFLRLMSTEASQNITYHCKNSVAYMDQQTGNLKKALLLQGSNEIEIRAEGNSRFTYSVTYDGCTSHTGAWGKTVIEYKTTKTSRLPIIDVAPLDVGAPDQEFGIDVGPVCFL is encoded by the exons TCCCACCAGTCACCTGCGTACAGAACGGCCTCAGGTACCATGACCGAGACGTGTGGAAACCCGTGCCCTGCCAGATCTGTGTCTGCGACAACGGCAACGTGTTGTGCGATGACGTGATCTGCGACGAAATCAAGAACTGTCCCAACGCCAAAGTCCCCGCGGGCGAGTGCTGCCCCGTCTGCCCGGAAGGCGAGG CGTCACCCACGGACCAAGAAACCACTGGAGTCGAG GGACCCAAAGGAGACACTGGCCCCCGAGGCCCAAGG GGACCCGCTGGCCCCCCTGGCCGAGATGGCATTCCTGGACAACCTGGACTTCCCGGACCCCCCGGACCCCCAGGACCTCCCGGACCCCCTGGCCTCGGAGGA AACTTTGCTCCCCAGATGTCTTACGGCTATGATGAGAAATCAACAGGAATTTCTGTGCCTGGCCCCATG GGTCCTTCTGGTCCTCGTGGTCTCCCTGGCCCCCCTGGCACACCT GGTCCCCAAGGTTTCCAAGGCCCCCCTGGTGAGCCTGGCGAGCCTGGAGCCTCA GGTCCCATGGGTCCCCGTGGTCCCCCTGGCCCCCCTGGCAAGAACGGAGATGAT ggTGAAGCTGGAAAGCCTGGTCGTCCTGGTGAGCGCGGGCCTCCTGGACCTCAG ggGGCCCGGGGATTGCCCGGAACGGCTGGCCTTCCTGGAATGAAGGGACACAGA GGTTTCAGTGGTTTGGATGGTGCCAAGGGAGATGCTGGTCCTGCTGGTCCCAAG GGTGAGCCTGGTAGCCCTGGTGAAAATGGAGCTCCTGGTCAGATG GGCCCCCGTGGTCTGCCTGGTGAGAGAGGTCGCCCTGGAGCCCCTGGCCCTGCT GGTGCTCGTGGAAATGATGGTGCTACTGGTGCTGCTGGACCCCCT GGTTCCACTGGCCCCGCTGGTCCTCCTGGTTTCCCTGGTGCTGTTGGTGCTAAG GGTGAAGCTGGTCCCCAAGGATCCCGAGGCTCTGAAGGTCCCCAAGGTGTGCGTGGCGAGCCCGGCCCCCCTGGCCCTGCTGGTGCCACTGGCCCTGCT GGAAACCCTGGTGCTGATGGACAGCCTGGTGCTAAAGGTGCCAAT GGCGCTCCTGGTATTGCTGGTGCTCCTGGCTTCCCGGGTGCCCGAGGCCCCTCTGGACCCCAGGGTCCCAGCGGCCCCCCTGGTCCCAAGGGTAACAGC GGTGAACCTGGTGCTCCTGGCAATAAAGGAGACACTGGCGCCAAGGGAGAGCCC GGCCCCACTGGTATTCAAGGTCCCCCTGGCCCTGCTGGGGAAGAAGGAAAGCGAGGAGCCCGAGGTGAACCCGGACCTGCTGGCCTGCCTGGACCCCCTGGCGAGCGT gGTGGACCCGGTAGCCGCGGTTTCCCTGGCGCAGATGGTCTTGCTGGTCCCAAG GGTCCCGCTGGCGAACGTGGTGCTCCTGGCCCTGCTGGCCCCAAAGGTTCTCCGGGTGAAGCTGGTCGCCCCGGTGAAGCTGGTCTGCCTGGTGCCAAG GGTCTGACTGGAAGCCCTGGCAGCCCTGGTCCTGATGGCAAAACTGGCCCCCCT GGTCCTGCTGGTCAAGATGGCCGCCCCGGACCCCCAGGCCCTCCTGGTAGCCGTGGTCAGGCCGGTGTGATGGGTTTCCCTGGGCCTAAAGGTGCTGCT GGAGAGCCCGGCAAGGCTGGAGAACGAGGCGTTCCTGGACCCCCCGGCGCTGCT ggtcctgctggCAAAGACGGAGAAGCTGGAGCCCAGGGACCTCCCGGACCTGCC GGCCCTGCTGGTGAGAGAGGTGAACAAGGCCCTGCTGGCTCCCCTGGATTCCAG GGTCTCCCTGGCCCTTCTGGTCCTCCTGGTGAAGCAGGCAAACCCGGTGAACAG GGTGCTCCTGGAGACATTGGTGCCCCCGGCCCCTCTGGAGCAAGA GGCGAGAGAGGTTTCCCCGGCGAGCGTGGTGTGCAAGGGCCCTCCGGTCCTGCAGGTCCCCGTGGGTCCAACGGTCCCCCTGGCAATGATGGTGCTAAG GGCGATGCTGGTGCCCCTGGAGCCCCTGGTAACCAGGGCGCCCCTGGCCTTCAAGGAATGCCTGGTGAACGAGGTGCAGCAGGTCTCCCAGGCCCTAAGGGTGACAGA GGCGATGCTGGTCCCAAAGGTGCTGATGGTGCTCCTGGCAAAGACGGCGTCCGTGGTCTGACTGGTCCCATTGGTCCTCCTGGCCCCGCTGGTGCCCCTGGTGACAAG GGTGAAACTGGTCCTAGCGGCCCTGCTGGTCCCACTGGAGCTCGTGGTGCCCCC GGAGACCGTGGTGAGCCTGGTCCCCCCGGCCCTGCTGGCTTCGCTGGCCCCCCT ggtgCTGATGGCCAACCTGGTGCTAAAGGCGAACCTGGTGATGCTGGTGCTAAAGGCGATGCTGGTGCCCCTGGCAGTGCTGGACCCACTGGACCTCCCGGCCCCATT GGTAACGTTGGTGCTCCCGGACCCAAAGGTGCTCGTGGCAGCGCTGGTCCCCCT GGTGCTACTGGTTTCCCTGGTGCTGCTGGCCGAGTTGGTCCCCCTGGGCCCTCT GGAAATGCTGGACCCCCTGGACCTTCTGGTCCTGCTGGCAAAGAAGGCAGCAAAGGCCCCCGCGGTGAGACCGGCCCCGCTGGGCGTGCTGGGGAAGTCGGTCCTCCCGGTCCCCCTGGCCCCGCTGGTGAGAAAGGAGCCCCTGGTGCTGATGGACCTGCT GGCTCTCCCGGCTCTCCCGGACCTCAGGGCATCGCTGGACAGCGTGGCGTGGTCGGCCTGCCCGGTCAGCGAGGAGAAAGAGGCTTCCCTGGTCTTCCTGGCCCCTCT GGTGAACCCGGCAAACAAGGTCCTTCTGGAGCAAGTGGTGAACGTGGCCCCCCTGGTCCCATGGGCCCCCCCGGATTGGCTGGACCCCCTGGCGAGTCTGGACGTGAG GGAGCCCCTGGTGCCGAAGGATCCCCTGGACGAGACGGTTCTCCGGGCCCCAAG GGTGACCGTGGTGAGACCGGCCCTGCTGGACCCCCTGGTGCTCCTGGTTCCCCTGGTGCCCCCGGCCCCGTCGGCCCTGCTGGCAAGAGCGGCGATCGTGGCGAGACT GGTCCTGCTGGTCCTGCTGGTCCCATTGGCCCCGCTGGTGCCCGCGGCCCCACC GGACCCCAAGGCCCCCGTGGTGACAAGGGTGAGACAGGCGAACAGGGCGACAGAGGCATTAAGGGTCACCGTGGCTTCTCTGGTCTCCAGGGTCCCCCTGGCCCTCCC GGCTCTCCTGGTGAGCAAGGTCCCTCCGGAGCTTCTGGTCCTGCTGGTCCCCGC GGTCCCCCTGGCTCCGCTGGTACTCCTGGCAAAGATGGACTCAACGGTCTCCCAGGCCCCATCGGTCCCCCTGGTCCTCGTGGTCGCACTGGTGATGCTGGTCCTGCT GGTCCCCCCGGCCCTCCCGGACCCCCTGGTCCCCCTGGTCCTCCCAGCGGTGGTTACGACTTCAGCTTCCTGCCCCAGCCACCTCAAGAGAAGGCTCAGGATGGTGGCCGCTACTACCGGGCCGATGATGCCAACGTGGTCCGTGACCGTGACCTCGAGGTGGACACCACTCTCAAGAGCCTGAGCCAGCAGATCGAGAACATCCGGAGCCCTGAAGGCAGCCGCAAGAACCCTGCCCGCACCTGCCGTGACCTCAAGATGTGCCACTCCGACTGGAAGAGCG GAGAATACTGGATTGACCCCAACCAGGGCTGCAACCTGGATGCCATCAAGGTCTTCTGCAACATGGAGACAGGCGAGACCTGCGTGTATCCCACTCAGCCCAGCGTGGCCCAGAAGAACTGGTACATCAGCAAGAACTCCAAGGACAAGAGGCACGTCTGGTACGGCGAGAGCATGACCGGCGGATTCCAG TTCGAGTACGGCGGCCAGGGCTCCGATCCTGCCGATGTGGCCATCCAGCTGACCTTCCTGCGCCTGATGTCCACTGAGGCCTCCCAGAACATCACCTACCACTGCAAGAACAGCGTGGCCTATATGGACCAGCAGACTGGCAACCTCAAGAAGGCTCTGCTCCTCCAGGGCTCCAACGAGATTGAGATCCGGGCCGAGGGCAACAGCCGCTTCACCTACAGCGTCACCTACGACGGCTGCACG AGTCACACCGGAGCCTGGGGCAAGACAGTGATCGAATACAAAACCACCAAGACCTCCCGCTTGCCCATCATCGATGTGGCCCCCTTGGACGTTGGCGCCCCAGACCAGGAATTCGGCATCGACGTTGGCCCTGTCTGCTTCCTGTAA